The proteins below come from a single Eucalyptus grandis isolate ANBG69807.140 chromosome 3, ASM1654582v1, whole genome shotgun sequence genomic window:
- the LOC120291219 gene encoding LOW QUALITY PROTEIN: pentatricopeptide repeat-containing protein At4g32430, mitochondrial-like (The sequence of the model RefSeq protein was modified relative to this genomic sequence to represent the inferred CDS: inserted 1 base in 1 codon) codes for MITRHLKTRTLCRAANPRSYHSNQSLIARPPSSPSFDQSPRSNNAFSINRSMVDSILKKHPTQALSLFKKQLQLGFPGGVDEATVSLALKACDGDLGLCRQLHGFAISSGFVSFTTVSNSLMNAYTKGGNFDRALYIFENLERPDTVSWNTVLSGFPDSEDALSFGVRMNLSGVGFDAVTYTTLLAICLDYEGFLFGLQLHGLVIKFGLDTELFVGNALITLYSRQDMLEHARKVFDEIPSRDIVSWNAMISGYTKEGSYGVEAIRLFIEMAREGMKLDHVSFTSAVSACGYERNWELGRQIHGLTIKAGYEKHVSVGNVLISNYLKSETVEDAKLVFMNMSEHNVVSWTTMISMDEDAMSLFNQMRMDEVYPNDVTFVGLLHFITNNNLVKEGEVIHGYCLSTSFCSELNVSNSLITMYAKFGTMGNSLKXFEELNYREIISWNALISGYTQNGQCQEAVETFFLVTKELQPNAYTFGSVLSAIGAGEAISLRHGQRCHSHLAKLGLNTDPIVSGALLDMYAKRGSISESLNVFHETPVKSQFAWTAIISAYARHGDCESVIRLFKEMEKEGIKPDEITFLSVLSACSRKGMVDIGQELFDSMVEEYLIEPLPEHYSCMVDMLGRAGRLKEAEELASRIPGGPGLSVLQSLLGSCRVHGNVEMAERIVDALMDMEPTESGYYVLMSNLYAEKGLWEEAARVRKGMRERGVRKEIGFSWVDVGDPDGSLCSHGFSSGDMSHPRSEDIFRMVECLGSEMQFLRERQRRGETERMFAM; via the exons ATGATCACCCGCCACCTCAAAACCAGGACTCTCTGCAGAGCAGCAAACCCACGTTCGTATCATTCAAATCAATCTCTCATCGCCAGACCACCTTCGTCTCCATCGTTCGACCAAAGTCCTCGCTCCAATAATGCATTCTCCATCAACCGTTCGATGGTCGATTCCATCCTCAAGAAACACCCAACTCAAGCTCTTTCCCTCTTCAAGAAACAGCTCCAGCTGGGCTTTCCCGGCGGCGTCGATGAAGCCACCGTCTCCCTGGCGCTCAAGGCCTGTGATGGAGACCTCGGGCTCTGCCGCCAGCTCCATGGCTTCGCCATCTCTTCTGGGTTTGTTTCGTTCACCACGGTTTCGAACTCTCTGATGAACGCTTATACTAAAGGTGGGAACTTTGACCGAGCTCTGTACATTTTCGAGAACTTGGAGCGGCCCGACACCGTTTCTTGGAATACCGTTCTGTCTGGATTCCCGGATAGCGAGGATGCGTTGAGTTTTGGCGTCAGGATGAATTTGAGTGGGGTTGGTTTCGATGCAGTCACATACACTACTTTGCTTGCTATTTGCTTGGACTACGAAGGGTTTCTGTTCGGACTGCAGTTGCATGGTCTAGTGATTAAATTTGGATTGGATACTGAACTTTTTGTAGGCAACGCTCTTATAACTTTGTATTCGAGACAGGACATGCTAGAACATGCCAGGaaggtgtttgatgaaattccCAGTAGGGATATAGTTTCGTGGAATGCGATGATATCAGGCTACACGAAAGAAGGAAGTTATGGGGTGGAGGCAATACGTTTGTTTATTGAAATGGCGAGGGAAGGCATGAAGCTTGATCATGTCTCATTTACCAGTGCTGTTTCGGCTTGTGGCTACGAAAGGAATTGGGAGCTTGGGAGACAGATTCATGGCCTGACAATAAAAGCTGGATATGAGAAGCATGTCTCGGTTGGTAATGTCTTGATCTCTAATTATTTGAAGTCTGAGACCGTGGAGGATGCCAAATTGGTATTCATGAACATGAGCGAACATAATGTTGTCTCGTGGACTACAATGATCTCCATGGATGAAGATGCCATGTCTCTTTTCAATCAGATGAGAATGGACGAAGTTTACCCAAATGATGTTACATTTGTTGGACTTCTGCATTTCATAACAAATAACAATTTGGTCAAAGAAGGTGAAGTGATTCATGGATACTGCTTAAGTACTAGTTTTTGCTCAGAGTTGAATGTTTCCAACAGCCTCATCACAATGTATGCAAAATTTGGAACCATGGGAAATTCGTTGA ATTTTGAAGAGCTCAACTATAGAGAAATCATATCTTGGAATGCTTTGATATCTGGGTACACCCAAAATGGACAGTGCCAGGAAGCGGTCGAGACTTTCTTTTTGGTGACAAAAGAGCTACAGCCTAATGCATATACATTTGGTAGTGTATTGAGTGCCATAGGAGCTGGTGAGGCTATTTCTCTAAGGCATGGTCAAAGATGCCATTCACATCTAGCAAAACTCGGACTGAACACTGATCCAATTGTTTCAGGTGCTCTTCTTGACATGTATGCGAAGCGTGGGAGCATTTCTGAGTCTCTTAATGTTTTCCACGAAACTCCTGTAAAGAGCCAATTTGCATGGACAGCAATAATTTCTGCTTATGCAAGGCATGGAGATTGTGAGTCAGTGATAAGACTATTCAAGGAAATGGAGAAGGAAGGCATAAAGCCTGACGAAATAACATTCCTTTCAGTGCTATCCGCTTGCAGTAGAAAGGGAATGGTTGATATCGGCCAAGAACTCTTTGACTCGATGGTCGAGGAGTACTTGATCGAACCATTGCCTGAACATTATTCATGCATGGTGGACATGTTAGGCCGTGCAGGGAGGttgaaagaagcagaggagctTGCTAGCCGCATTCCAGGAGGCCCAGGATTGTCTGTGCTCCAGAGCTTGCTTGGGTCGTGCAGAGTGCACGGGAACGTTGAGATGGCAGAGAGGATTGTGGATGCTCTGATGGACATGGAGCCCACAGAATCAGGGTATTACGTGTTGATGTCGAACTTGTATGCCGAGAAGGGACTGTGGGAGGAGGCGGCGAGGGTGAGGAAAGGCATGAGAGAGAGGGGAGTGAGGAAGGAAATAGGGTTCAGCTGGGTGGACGTGGGTGATCCTGATGGTTCGTTGTGCTCGCACGGGTTCTCATCAGGTGACATGTCACACCCTCGGTCGGAGGATATATTCAGGATGGTGGAGTGCCTGGGATCGGAAATGCAGttcttgagagagagacagagacggGGAGAGACTGAGAGGATGTTTGCAATGTGA
- the LOC120291683 gene encoding pentatricopeptide repeat-containing protein At2g20540-like has protein sequence MLGSGVEGNNYTFPPLIKACIFLGPDSKSIGLLVHAHVVKFGYHVDPFVVSALIEFYSSVCDSGNARKLFDGTTVRDVVTWTALVDGYGKAGDLENARLLFDEMPERNVISWSAMMAAYSRVSDFKEVLSLFRQMQEVGIEPNESVLVSVLTACAHLGAVTQGIWVHSYAKRVNFISNRILATALVDMYSRCGLVDLALSVFHNISDKDAEAWNAMIAGVALNGEAVKSLELFKKMTAHGTQPTESTFVALLTACTHAKMTKEGLRLFEEMGNVHGVGPKSEHFACIVDLLARSGMVEEAENFMEEKMGGLGGADANVWGALLHACRVYGNVELGNRIWKKLTDMGITDSGTHVLSYNIYKEAGWENQANHLRKLISDAQMKKLPGCSMIEVNGIVIEFRAGNFCHPQALEMCKLLNSFLRIINLEELYIG, from the coding sequence ATGTTGGGTTCTGGGGTCGAGGGCAATAATTATACTTTCCCGCCGCTGATCAAAGCTTGCATCTTTTTGGGTCCCGATTCGAAGTCCATTGGTTTGCTGGTCCATGCGCATGTCGTTAAGTTCGGGTATCATGTCGACCCTTTTGTGGTTAGCGCGTTGATCGAGTTTTATTCGTCGGTTTGTGATTCGGGGAATGCGCGGAAGCTGTTTGATGGAACTACCGTGAGGGATGTGGTCACATGGACTGCACTGGTCGATGGGTATGGGAAAGCCGGGGACTTGGAGAATGCGAGGCTcttgttcgacgaaatgcccgaGAGAAATGTTATATCGTGGAGTGCGATGATGGCAGCTTACTCTCGAGTCAGCGACTTTAAGGAGGTTCTCTCTTTATTCAGGCAGATGCAAGAAGTGGGTATTGAACCTAATGAATCTGTTCTCGTTAGTGTACTCACTGCTTGTGCGCATCTCGGTGCTGTCACTCAAGGGATATGGGTGCATTCATATGCTAAGCGGGTGAATTTCATTTCGAACCGCATCTTAGCTACAGCACTGGTCGATATGTACTCAAGATGTGGTCTTGTGGATTTGGCTTTGTCTGTTTTTCACAATATATCTGATAAGGATGCCGAAGCATGGAACGCTATGATTGCCGGGGTTGCACTGAATGGAGAAGCAGTGAAGTCTCTTGagctatttaagaaaatgactgCACATGGGACACAACCCACAGAGAGCACCTTTGTGGCTCTTCTCACGGCGTGTACTCATGCCAAGATGACTAAAGAAGGCCTTAGGCTTTTCGAAGAGATGGGTAATGTCCACGGTGTTGGGCCAAAGTCGGAGCATTTCGCATGCATTGTTGACCTTTTGGCCAGGTCGGGTATGGTGGAGGAAGCCGAAAACTTCATGGAGGAGAAGATGGGAGGACTAGGAGGAGCGGATGCTAATGTGTGGGGAGCATTGCTGCATGCATGTCGCGTTTATGGGAATGTAGAACTCGGGAATAGGATCTGGAAGAAACTTACTGATATGGGCATAACTGATAGCGGGACTCATGTACTCTCGTACAATATTTATAAAGAAGCTGGTTGGGAGAATCAGGCTAATCACTTGAGGAAGTTGATCTCGGATGCCCAGATGAAGAAGCTACCCGGTTGCAGCATGATCGAAGTGAATGGCATTGTTATAGAGTTCCGTGCCGGCAATTTTTGTCATCCACAGGCACTGGAGATGTGTAAACTACTCAATTCTTTCCTCAGAATAATAAATTTAGAGGAGTTATACATTGGCTGA